A stretch of Henckelia pumila isolate YLH828 chromosome 4, ASM3356847v2, whole genome shotgun sequence DNA encodes these proteins:
- the LOC140862089 gene encoding uncharacterized protein translates to MLFWKSQFDVHIKSFSSGHIDCIVSHSQFNWRFTGFYGHPNVSLRESSWELLKRLASLQEFSHFPWLVGGDFNEILFDYEKLGGSSKTSSQICRFRDTVNECNLSDLLCKGDVFTWCNRRSGDQNVCERLDRFLCTNSWTHLFPSAEVVNLEFFGSDHRPVFLTLCTDDAHILQKRSKRFFFEHKWYLEQDFTPFLKQCWQASSHLGDMPTILEVCKKDLQVWAGTRFNNLGKRISKLRKTLNHLQKSHVFGYNVPRILELEKEIEKLANLEEIHWKQRGRVNWLSNGQWKSDEDEMSVIVLNYFQSLFTSNHPTPSALSAALDLITPMVSSDMNAFLSLPFSAEEVYKAVFQIHPTKAPGLDGFTAIFFQKS, encoded by the exons ATGTTATTCTGGAAGTCTCAGTTTGATGTGCATATTAAATCCTTTTCTTCTGGCCACATTGATTGTATTGTCTCCCATTCTCAATTTAACTGGCGCTTTACAGGGTTCTATGGACATCCTAATGTTTCTCTCCGTGAGTCTTCATGGGAATTACTAAAGCGTCTTGCATCTTTACAGGAGTTCAGTCACTTTCCGTGGTTGGTAGGGGGTGATTTTAATGAGATATTGTTTGATTATGAAAAATTGGGGGGAAGCAGCAAGACATCTAGTCAAATATGCAGATTCAGAGATACCGTTAATGAGTGCAATCTTTCTGATCTTTTGTGCAAAGGAGACGTTTTTACTTGGTGTAACAGAAGAAGTGGGGATCAAAATGTCTGTGAAAGGTTAGACCGTTTTCTATGCACCAACAGCTGGACTCATCTGTTTCCTTCAGCAGAAGTGGTAAATTTGGAATTCTTTGGGTCTGATCATCGACCAGTCTTCCTAACTCTTTGTACTGATGATGCTCATATTCTACAAAAAAGGTCTAAACGATTCTTTTTTGAACATAAATGGTATTTGGAACAGGACTTCACCCCTTTTCTCAAACAATGTTGGCAAGCATCAAGTCACTTGGGGGATATGCCGACAATTCTGGAGGTGTGTAAAAAAGATTTACAAGTATGGGCTGGTACTCGTTTCAATAACCTGGGAAAGAGGATTTCTAAGTTGAGGAAAACACTTAATCACCTCCAAAAATCTCACGTGTTTGGTTATAATGTTCCAAGAATCTTGGAGCTGGAAAAAGAGATTGAAAAGCTAGCTAATCTTGAGGAGATTCACTGGAAACAAAGAGGACGAGTAAATTGGCTATCCAATG GTCAGTGGAAATCAGATGAAGATGAAATGTCAGTTATTGTGCTTAACTACTTCCAATCTCTTTTCACTTCCAATCATCCCACTCCGTCTGCTCTGTCTGCAGCGCTGGATTTAATCACGCCCATGGTTTCCTCAGACATGAATGCTTTTTTGTCCTTGCCATTCTCGGCTGAAGAGGTTTACAAAGCTGTTTTCCAGATTCATCCCACAAAAGCACCTGGTCTAGATGGCTTTACGGCtatatttttccaaaaatcTTGA
- the LOC140862090 gene encoding uncharacterized protein, producing the protein MGFSRKAWSKTRLFKGVKVARGSPMISHLFFADDSLLFFRATLQDSLQVKKCIQAYEEASGQAVNFEKSAITFCPSTDSRYSMQIQRVFGIPIARGHELYLGLPTFSLRSKRLQFASLRDRVFKKINGWNSKLFLAGGKEILIKAVLQAIPNYAMSCFKIPISLCHEIEQLCAKL; encoded by the exons ATGGGGTTTTCTAGAAA GGCGTGGTCTAAGACAAGGTTATTCAAGGGAGTGAAAGTTGCTCGGGGTAGTCCAATGATCTCACACCTCTTCTTTGCCGATGATAGTCTACTATTTTTCAGAGCTACTCTACAAGATAGTCTCCAAGTCAAAAAGTGTATTCAAGCGTATGAAGAGGCTTCAGGACAAGCAGTGAACTTTGAGAAATCAGCTATCACATTCTGCCCAAGTACAGATTCGAGGTATTCTATGCAGATTCAAAGGGTTTTTGGTATTCCAATTGCTCGGGGCCATGAGCTATATTTAGGACTACCAACATTCTCTCTTCGTAGCAAAAGGCTGCAATTTGCTTCACTTAGAGACAGAGTATTCAAGAAAATTAATGGGTGGAATTCTAAGTTATTTTTGGCCGGCGGCAAGGAAATCCTTATAAAGGCCGTACTCCAAGCTATTCCCAATTATGCTATGTCTTGTTTCAAAATCCCGATATCACTTTGCCACGAAATTGAACAATTATGTGCAAAACTCTGA
- the LOC140862091 gene encoding uncharacterized protein — MADFIRDDGQWDMEKIILAFPKFEVDEILNIPLNPRGGHDVRFWKWDKRGIYTVKTGYLLEMGLLQPSPHQSEISMRSRWNKIWNLKMPPKPLISEYILANKTQQSLPLGQISSARWVAPTSGQLRFDVDARFDNRRGCYSIGAIIRDCKGMLLAASSYRIRNPGSVFEGELWAIRCGMELVLRCSLKKIWVFSDSLEAITAINSDSEYLSPDGVLIKAIKDLLSEDVFLGFKHTSRQSNSAAHKLAQFAFSSPNPCTWCFVDFSSWLQDIVTLDLVI, encoded by the exons ATGGCTGACTTTATTCGAGATGATGGCCAGTGGGATATGGAAAAGATTATCTTAGCTTTTCCTAAGTTTGAAGTGGACGAAATCCTTAATATACCTCTCAATCCTAGAGGAGGGCATGATGTACGGTTTTGGAAATGGGATAAGAGAGGAATTTACACAGTGAAGACTGGTTATTTGCTCGAAATGGGACTATTGCAGCCATCCCCTCATCAATCTGAGATATCCATGAGATCCCGGTGGAACAAAATTTGGAACCTCAAAATGCCACCTAAA CCTCTCATTTCGGAATATATTTTGGCAAACAAAACTCAGCAATCTCTTCCCCTTGGCCAAATATCATCTGCTCGTTGGGTGGCCCCTACCTCCGGGCAATTGAGATTCGATGTGGACGCGAGGTTTGATAACCGTAGGGGCTGTTATTCCATAGGAGCGATTATTAGAGATTGCAAAGGAATGTTACTAGCAGCTTCTTCCTATCGAATTCGAAATCCGGGTTCAGTTTTTGAAGGTGAGCTCTGGGCTATCCGGTGTGGCATGGAACTTGTGTTGCGCTGCTCTCTTAAAAAGATTTGGGTTTTCTCGGACTCTTTGGAGGCAATTACGGCCATTAATTCTGATTCAGAATATTTAAGTCCAGATGGAGTGCTCATCAAGGCCATTAAAGATTTGTTGTCGGAGGACGTTTTCCTGGGGTTCAAACATACGAGCCGGCAATCTAACTCGGCAGCGCATAAGCTAGCCCAATTTGCTTTTTCTAGTCCTAATCCTTGCACTTGGTGCTTTGTTGATTTCTCCTCTTGGTTACAGGACATTGTAACTTTGGATTTAGTTATTTGA